Below is a genomic region from Pectobacterium polaris.
TCGGTTTTATTATTTTTTCTGCACGCCTAGACCTGCTAGCCTGCCCATTCCTTCCGTCTTGATGACACGCTGATTGCCGCTATGAATATCGATCTTCGCCAACTGCGCCACTTTATTGCCCTGATTGAGCATCGCAATTTTACATCGGCGGCACAGGCGATGAAGCTTTCTCAATCCGCTTTCAGCCGCAGTATCCAGTCGCTGGAGCAGACCATTGGCACGCGTCTGATTGATCGCATGAACCAACTGGAGCCGACGCCGAAAGGCTTGGTGGTGCTGGAACACGCGCGTCGCCTGATTAATCAGACGCACGATCTGTTTAATGATATCCAGCAGTTCAATGAGAAAGAGGCGGGCGAAGTGAATTTTGGCTGTGGCCCGGCTCCCGCCGCCTGGCTTATGCCACAGGTGATCGGGGCTTTCTCGCGACATTATCCAAAGGTGCGGATGGTTTTTCGCGTCGATAACTGGCAGGCGCTGGGCCATCGACTGATGGCTGAAGAGCTGGATTTCATCGTGGCGGATATGCGCAACTTTGAATTCGATACCCGCTATCGCGTACAGCCGCTGAGCCAGCACCGCTGGGGATTTTGCTGCCGTAGCGGACACCCGCTGGCGACGCAGGAAGAGATTACCGTTGAGCAGTTCTTTTCCTATCCGCTGGCGGCAACGATCCGCCCACCCAACCTGCACCGCGCGCTGGTGCAACTGAGCGGTAAACTGGATATTCGTACCAGCATTGAGTGTGAGAATGGCTACAGTCTGCTGGACGTGGTACGCCATTCGGATGCCATCGGGACGACTAACCATTTCAATGAGCCCGATCGGCACGGTATTCACATGTTGAAGATTGCCGGTCTGGACGACAACACCGATGAATTTTATACCCACTACGGCATTATCTATCTGGCGGACGCCCGCCTGTCTCTGCTGGCGCGCAAGCTGATTGAAACCTTCGTGCAGGTCGACAGCGACCTGCACGGCGCACCTGTGGCGCTTACAGCGGAGTGATGCTGAACTCGCTGATTTCCTGACGCGAAAAGACCGTCCGAAAGCCGAAATAGCCCGGAGCGGGCGTATTCGAATAGCTGGCATGGAAATAGAGCACATCGTCGACCCAAAAACGCGTTTCCCGCCGATCCACTTCAATCACGATGCGATAGCGATGATGAGGACGCAGCAGATGCGCAGCATCGGTGTACTCACCGAGCAGCAGGCGCTCGCCGTGACCGTCGTAATAGCGAAAGCGCGTGGTGCTATTCCAGTTACCGCCCATCCCGACATAGTACAGGTTCAGGCTGTCATATTCGTTGAGCTTGCCGTACCGGGTAAACAAGTTCGGGTGGTGCAGGTCGCGCGCGGCCCAGAACTGGTTCAGGTCGGATACGCGGTCGTAAGGACGATCTGCGACCAGAACTTCCCGTGTGAAGGCGATGCGATAGGTGCCCGAGAGCGGGGCATCCAGCCAGATCGTCAGCCCAGAGGCGCTTTCCAGCGTCAGACGCTCTGGCGTTGTCTGGATCGCCGTGCGCTCAGGATCTTCCTGCTCCACCTGCCAGCGTAGCGGCTGACCAGCGGAATCCGTGGACCAGAGAAACGTGGAACGGTGTGGCGAATCGATAATTTCACGCGTGCCGTCTGCCTGCGGCGACAGGAGGAGCGTGTTTTCAGTACAGCCTGGGTCAGTCATGGTGATGTCCTGTAGCGTGCCGCCGGGTGGCGGCATTAAGAAGAGGGAATGTCATCCAGCAAGGCCAGCAGGGCGATAGCCGTTAATCCCCACTGGGCGACGGCGTTGGTCGCCAGATTGGCGGCTGCGGTGCTGCCGGAATGTTTATCAATGGTGGAATCGATCACCGGCTCATTGATGGGATAGAGCACGATAGGAGGCGTTAAGCGCCGCTGTTCGAGAGTCGGATGGGCGATGCCGCCGCTGCCAGCGGTAAACTCTGCCCAGGCGCGCTGAGCCAGCGTGCGATCGTTTAACTGTCGGGCGGCAAAGGCGGTCAGTCGAGCATGTCCCTGAGCCAGATTGAGCTTTTTCACCGTCTTACCCACGGCTGCGCTTAGTGCAACTGGGTCGTTATACAGCCGGCAGTAATCGAGCCACGCGCGCGTAAAGGCAGGGTCGGGCAATGCCTCAACCAGTTCGCTACAGATTTCCGTCAGACCAAAAACCGCACTCAGATGTGAGATCTCAACCTGATCCGGTGGGGCCTGCACGACGCGACCGGTATCGGGGTCAATGGCCGATCCACCGGTGAAAAAGCCGTGCGGCTGGGCGGCAATGGTCTGCATACTGGTGAGCAGGCGTGCGCGCATTGCCGGATCGCCGTGCCGCTCCCAGGCGGTTAGCCAGGCGGCGGCTACCGCGCCCCAGTCCGTCCCGAAACTCAGGCTGACGTGATGCGGATCGGCGGGCGATGTCTGTCCGATTTTGCGGCCGGGCAGCACGGTACCGAGTGTACGCAGCGCCTCGACCTGTTCGTCCATCAGTTCACCGATGCGCTCATCGGCGGTGAGATAGTAGAGAAAGCGGCGGTTGGCGACGGTAGAAATACGCAACTGCTTAGCGCTGTCGCCCCAGTGGCGGACATTGTGCCGCGACCCCAGCGGACTAAAGCGTCCCAGATGGTGTACGTCCACTTCGCCCGTGTGGCGCGTCATGGCTTCCGCCATGCGAAACGCCTCGGCGCGTCCGCTGTGCAGGAAGTAATACCAGAGCCACAGATCGGTGCTGAGTTCCGAGTTATCCCACGCGTAGCCACCCACGTCGTAGCGCCAGACGTGACGGTCACTGTCATAGGTGTGCATCACGTCGCCGAAATCCCAAAAGCCGTACCATTTGCGCTGTTCGACTTCCTGTTGATAGATGTCGAAATACGCATCCAGCTGTTTCTCCAACCTGATGCGGCCGGGCGTGGTGGCAGAGGAAGAAGAGGCGGAAGCCGGTGCCCACAGTGGGCCAAACGCCTGCGCACGATGCAGATCCTGTGCATCTGCTACCAGCAGCGGCGGTTGCTGCATACGACGCGCCCGACTCACCAGATTTTCTGCGTCAGGCGTCGCGGGCAGCACATCGATAAACAGTTCGCTGGTGCGTGCCACGCCGACCGCCGAGCCGAAGCCCGGTTCGTAATCTTCGTAGGTGATCGCCAGCCCTTCGCGCTGTTTGTCGTGGGTATCCTGACCCAGCCCGTCATGGTAAAAACGCATATCCATCGGTTCTGCCCACGGCGACCACAGCCAGAGCGTGACGGTCGCGGTGTCGGTATGGGCATTTTCAATTTCCAGACAGGCCGGATAGCTCTGCCAGAAATGACGCAGACCGAACGCCACGCCGCCTTTCGGCGTGCCCAGATAGCCGACGCCCGCCGCCCGTTCGCCGGTGGCGGAAAGGAGCCAGCCCTGTCCGGCAGCGGTGCGTTTGTGTATCTGGAAGCCGTCGGGATGGTGCTGCGTCAGGCGGTAGCTGCCAAAGGCGGGAATGTAATCCAGTCGTTTCCCGACCTCCGGTGAGAAATCTGCTATCGGCGGCGTGGCTTGCCCCGCCAGCTGCGCCGCGATAACGGCCGCGCCGGGATCGCGACGTAGTCCGCTCAGGCCGCGTACCGCCTCACGAAAGAGCCCGCCCTGATCCGAAACGAAGCGTACGTGGCGATCGTGCAGCTCTCCCTGTAGTGGAACGTCGAACGCCAGCCCAAGTCCTTTTAGGCTGAGGAGATCGTCATCGTTGTCATAGATCAGGGTGTGTATGATGCGCAGCGAATCGGTGTTCGCATAGCTATACAGCCGGATAATAAAGGGGATGTGCGTCACCCCCTGCTGCTGCGCGTGCTGCTGCGCGTGGTGCGCACCGCGTAGCGCAATCACCGTCCGCTGCGGCCCGTTTTGCTCCACCGTGACCGTCTCGATCACCCCCTGATACGCATCCTGCGTCAGCGTGCTATCCGTTTCTGTCCCTCGCTGCATGCGCAACACCAGCCTGCCGTTGGTTAACGCCAGCCGATTATCCCGCCAGATTTCCTCGATCAGACGGGGGCCAGAACGTGGAATCACGCAGCGAATGTGGCCGGTATCCACCGTCCAGCCGTGGTCATGTTCGCTGACCATTCCGGAACCCGATGGCTCCTCTGCTTTGGCTGTCGGCCGCAGCGTTAGCCCGTCTTCCGGTGGCGTGTTGCCGCCGAGCGCATGTGCCGACCATTTAATCGAGCCGTCCGGCCAGCGAGCCAGCGGCCAGCTTTGCAGGTCATAAGCTCGCTGCTGCGCGTCATGCAGTTGGAAACCACTGTCGTCGCGCACTGCCCCTTGCGGCCAGGGGACACCCCAGGTCACGCCGGTGAAAGCGAGAGGGTGCTGTCCGTCCAGCCAACGCAGGCTGACCTGCGGTGCCGCTTCGCCAGCGTAGGCTGAGGCAGGCGGCGTGGCGGCGTGCGCAGATCTCCAGAACGGTGCCGACAGCGCCAGCAGCGTGCTGTCGCGCAGGAAGCGTCGGCGTGAGTAAGTCATCTTGTCCATGACGTTAGCCCTTGAAATCGTAACCGACTGAGATCCCGACCATGCGTGGTTCACCAATCACGCCCGTTGTGGCGCTGGAGCCTCTGACTGAGCGGTAGTAGTTTTTATCCAGCGCGTTTTTCACCCACAGCGACACGTTCCAGCGGTTGTCGCCTTGCTTGCCACTCAGCCCGCTAGACAGATTGAGGACGCCGTATGAGGGAATGCGGTTGGATTCGGAATCGTCGAGCGTGCCGTAAGCCCAGCTCCGCCATGACCATTGACCGGAAACCGAGGCTTGCAGGTTATTTGGCGTATCCCATTGATAACGCACGCGCGTGTTGTAGCTCAGCGTCGGGGATTTAAAGACGCGCTTCCCAGACATATCGCACGACACGGCGGAGATTTCTGCCGGGCAGCGTGCATTAGGGAAATTCAGGTAGCTGGCATCCAGAACGGTACCGGCCAGACTGATGCTCAGGCCATCAAGGGGGCGCAGCGTTAACTGCGTTTCGCCGCCGCGCGAGCGGAATTTCCCAGCGTTAATCAGATAGCTGGTATCCGTTTCTTCGTCATAGGCGTTGTTCTGGAAATCCTCGACGACGCTCCAGAACAGTGCGGTATTCCATTCCACTTTGCGCTGTAGCCAGTGGGTTTTGACCCCTAGCTCTGCCGAACGGGTTTTTTCGGGATCGACGTACAGCGAATCAATCCCCAGCTGCCTTGCGGCACCGGAGGACACGTTCAGGCCGCCGGATTTTTCCCCGTAGCCTAACGTGACGTAAGGCGTGACATTCGGTGCCGCGAACCAGTTCAGGCTGATGGAGCCAGAAGGCAGGTGATTGGTTTGCGAGAGTGGGCCGGAGTCAAAGGTGGCGCGATTTTTACGCTGGAATGTCCCCTCTTTTTTCTCATAGGTTTGACGCAGACCGACAATGACATCCAGTTTATCGGCAGCATGCCAGGTCCCGCGGCCATAGACGGAATAGACGGTGTCATCCAGCGTGCCAAAGCGCTGCACGTTAATGCCCTGATAGCCATTTCCTACCCACGTCCGCACGCGGTTGTCGTTGTAGTAGCGACTGTTTGCCTCGGTATCGAGGTTCTCACCCCAGTAATCGACGCCCACTGAATAATCGAAAGTATTGCCTTTGGGCGAATCGAGCCAAAAACTTTGCGACCAGACGCGATCGCGTACGTCAGCACCGCTGTCGCGATAGAGCGGGATGTTCCAGTTATCCGCCGTGCTGGGCAGCACGCGGAAATAACGCAGTGATGACAGAGAGTTGAGGCTATAGCCGCTCCTTAGCTTCCAGTTGGCCTCGACCGAGCCACCGCCTTGTGCAACGCGAATAATATTCTCGTCATCCATCGCGACCTGACGACCGCCGACGACCTTGAGGCCAGTTTGTTGCGCACGGGTGCGGAAATCGTCAGTTGCACTCACCAGCACCGAGACGGGGCGCTGGGTAGAATCGCTGTAGTCGCCGGTGATTCTGAGGCTAAAGCTGTCATTCGGCTGATACAGCAACTGACCACGCACGCCGTTATTGGTGCTGCCTCCCAGCTTATGGCCGTTTTCGATATTCGTGACGTTTCCGCCACGCTCCGTGCGCGACAGGTTGATGCGTCCTGCCCAGTGGTCGCTGAGTGGCCCGGACGCCATCAGTTTGGATTGCAGATAGCCACGCTGTCCGAACGATTGCTCCAGTGAATATTCAGGTGTGAAGGTCGGCTTACGGGTACGAATATCAATCGCGCCGCCGGTGGTATTGAAGCCATAAGCCGCGCCCTGCGGGCCTTTCAACACGCGGGTGCTGTCGATATCCAGCAAGTCATTAGAGATGACGCCGGGGCGGGACAAGTAAACGCCATCGACAAACAGGCCCACGCTGCCCGGCATACCGATGTTGGTGCCGCTCTCGCCGCCGTCGCCAATCCCGCGAATAGTCACGGTGGTGTCCATCACATCGACGGTATCGACATCCAGCCCTGTCACCAGCTGTGACAGTTCTTCAAAGCGGTATATCCGTTCTTCTTCAAGCGTTTTGCCATCGATCACCGATGCCAGCGTGGTCGGCGGCTGAACGGGCACACGCTGAGCGTTAACTTTCACGCGTTTCAACTGGACGGGAGCGGCGGTTGCCGCCTCGGTGCTGGGTATTATCCGCTGTGATTGGCTATCCGTTGTGACTTGCGGATCGGCTGCCCGCGCTATCGCGGGAAGCGTTAAGATGCAGCTCATTAAAATGCCGGACGTTATGTTGCGCTGGTGTTTTTTAAAATACGGTTGATGTTTTTTTAAATACTGCTGGTGTCTTTTAAAATACATAGTTTCTTCCGAATATCGTCAATAGGCTGCCGATTGCCGTGAAATTCACGGCAATACGTGGGCTATAATCTGTTGGGGGAAATAAATTACTGGGTTGCTTTCAGATAAGAATCATCCAGCCATTTTTCGACATCAAAAGGCTGTCGAATAAGGCGTGATTCATAGGCCAGTTTTACCGCGCGTTTTAATTTTTCCACGTAGGTGGTATCTAATTCGGGTGAAAGACGCTCAGATAATGGCGGTAATGTATCCCATTCGACGCGTAATATATTTTCCGGATAGCCTGACTGGGTGGCTAAGAGTTGAATAAATTCATCTTTATTTTTAGCATCGCTGGCCCAGTTTGCTGCTTCGCGCTGCACTTTAACTAAGCGCCGTAGAATATCCTCGTTGCCTTTGGCAAATTTCTCATCCACCAGCAGGAAGCCGCTGAGCTGGCCTGCGCCGCCCAGATCACGGCTCGACAGCGGAATGTCCGCCAGTCCTTTATCCCGCAGCGAAAGCGTATTGCTGCCGCCCCAGGTGGCGTCAATCTGTCCGGCGGCTAACGCCGCGCTGGCTGCCGCGAAATCGAGATTGATCAGCTTCACGTCAGAAGGCTTCAGGCCCTGTGAATCGAGCGCGCTAACGAAGGACAGCTCGCCCGCTGTTCCGCGAAAGATCCCAATACGTTTGCCTTTCAAGTCGGGGATTTTCTCAATGCCGGAGCCTTTCGCGACCGCCAGATAGTGGTTAATGCCGCGTGATGCCACGGCGATCACGCGCGTATCCAGGCCACGAGAACGGCCGATAATGCTGGCTAAATCGCCCAGATAGGCCACGTCAACCTGATGGTTGCCAAACGCTTCGTTGATGACGGGGCCGGCGCCTTTGATGAATGTCCAGCGGACGTTTATCCCGTCTTTGCTGAACTCGCGCTCCAGCAGCTTCTGGCTATGGATGACGTCGAGCAGGCCGCCGCCGCTGGGTTTTGTGCCTGCGCCAATATCTGGTGCGGCAATACGAATTTCAGTGATAGCCGATGCGATACCTGACCAGGCCATACCCATTGCCAATAAGCCGGTCACTAACCATTTTCGTCCTGATGTTGTCATGTCTTGCCCGCCAGTGATGAGGTGTTTGAATGTGAGTGTGCGAATATCAATGTTGTTATTGCGCCGGTTTAGCACGGCGTCATCTCGTTGCAGAACCACATTTAAAGGCTTGGCAATAAACTGACTAATACAAAAAAAGCATTATTATTTTTAGTAAATAGCTAAATCAGCATTCATCGCTTATTTCATCACTATGCAGCGAACGAAAAAAAACTATTCCAACTATGCATTAGCCTATCGGGACTTATTGCCTTTAGTTTGTCGTTAGACGATGAATGCCATTATCTTTCCAATTAAATAAATATCGATATACAGATACATACGTTGACTTTATTAAGCACGCGAGAAGAATCAATTATTCCAATGCTATTTCAGGTCATCTATCCATGACGCCTGCAATGTGAAGTATGACGGGTATAAATAAACACGGTCAGGAGCACATACCATGACGGAATTACTCTATGCGGGAGCGGCGTCAGGATCCCGGTCTTATTCACCGGAGCCGACTCCGCACGCCAGCCGGGTGAGCGGCGTCGTGCAGCCGCGCTTGCCGACGCTGAATACGACGGTGTCGTCCCGACCGGAACGCTGGCTGGCGGTGATCGCGACGTTGCTATTGCACGCGGCAGTGCTGGCGTTATTCAACAGCGCATCGACACCGCCCGTTACGGTGCCTGCCCGACCACAGCCTGTCAGCGTCGAGCTGGTTGCTGCGGTTGCCGAACCAGTGCTGCAAGCCCAACCTGTCGAACCTGAACCTATTGAGCCTGACGTCGTCACGTCACCGGCGGAACTCGCTCCGCCTCCTGTGGACAAGCCGGTGGATGACAACGCGCTGTTGCCGCCAGCTCCTGAGAAAAAAGAGCCCGAGAAAAAAGCGCCTGAGAAAAAGCCTGAACCCGCGCCGAAAAAGGTCGCGGTGAAAAAGAACCTGCCCGCACCGATGCCTAAATCTCAGGCGGAAGCTGTATCGGCAACCGCCCCGATAACGCCTGCTCCGGTGGCGCAAAAGGCCGTCGCGCAGCCCGTTGATGCACCGCTGACGCCGCCGTTCGCGAATGCTGACTACCTGCACAATCCTGCGCCGTCTTATCCCGACGTGGCGATTAGCCGTGGTTATGAAGGCACCGTGTTGTTGAACGTGCAGGTGCGTGCTGATGGCAAGGTGCAAACCATTCGGATCCATCAATCAAGCGGCTATCCCTCGCTGGACGACTCCGCCAGAGACACGGTGCGGCGCTGGTCTTTTGTTCCGGCGCGGCGCGGCAGTCAGCCGGTTAGCGGCTGGGTGGTTGTTCCCGTCGATTTTTCGCTAAATTCATGAGGTATTGGTTATGACGCTCGGACACATTGAACTCTTTTCTGCGGAAGGCGCAGTGATTCTGTTGCTGCTGCTGTTTTCTCTCGTTACTTGGGGGCTAGGGCTACTGAAATTCGTCCAATACGGGCGGGCGCAGCGGCGCGATCGACGCTTTCGTGCCGCCTTCTGGCAGCAGGATGATGTCAGCCAGACGCCAGAAACCAGCGCAAAACAGCCCGGTTCCCTCGCCAATCTGGCGCTGGCCGCCGTTAAAGCGCCGGAACGGATCAGCGGTCAACTTGCTCTGAATATTCATCTGCCCGATCGGGTTGAGCGCGCGCTGCAACAGCAGATTCAGCGTGAACGCCGTTCGCTGGAAAGCGGGCTGGCGGTTCTGGCCAGTATCGGCAGCACGTCGCCGTTTATCGGTCTGTTTGGCACCGTTTGGGGCATTATGGCGGCGTTGCAGGAGATCGGGCTTTCTGGTTCTGCCAGCCTCGACACCGTTGCAGGGCCGATTGGCAACGCGCTGATTGCGACCGGAATCGGGATTGCCGTCGCGGTTCCTGCGGTGCTGATCTACAACTACTTTTTACGTCGCCTCAAGCTGGCTGTCGCAGACATGGATGACTTCGCCCATGACGTTTACAGCGTGATGCAGGCGCACGATTTTCACGTCAGCACGTTTCCTACCAGCGCGGAGCCATCGGCCGCTGCTTTCTCCGTGAAGAACCTGAGAGAGGTGGTCTGATATGGCGTTTACCTCGCGTAACGATGAAGACGTCATGAGTGAAATGAATATCACGCCGCTCGTGGACGTCATGCTGGTGCTGCTGGTGGTGTTTATTGTTACCGCGCCGATGCTGACCAATGCCATTCCGATTCAGCTGCCGAAAACGTCGGCGGTGGCACCGGCCGATCGCGCCGATCCGGTGGTGATTAGCATTGATGGTGAGCAGCGCGTCTTTATCAATAAAGAAAGTCTGGCACGCGAACAGCTGGTGCCGCGCCTGCAACAGGCTAAAGCGGGTAATGCGGACTTGGTGGTGCAGGTGCAGGCGGACAAAGAGGTGAATTACGGCGCTGTCGCCGCGCTGCTGGCCGATGTCGAGCAGGCGGGGATTACGCGTCTATCCCTGCTAACGCAGAAATAACGTAGCCGGATACCGACGATCATGATGCCCAAATACCCGTCGCGGATACGCTCCGCCCCTGACGTTTCGCTGACCGCCACGCTGTCGGCGGGATATTCCGCGTTGGTCATTTCATTGATCGTGTCGCTCGTCGTGCCGCTGCTGGTTCTCGCGGGCTGGTGGCTTGCCAGCCGTCACGGATGGATGTCTGAACAAATCCTGCCTTCACCGCTGGCGGTTATCGATAGCGCTCGGGCTTTTATCCCCGAAGAGCTGATTCATCAGTTGCCCATCAGCCTGATACGGCTGGTGATTGGCTTTAGCGGCGGGATCGTGCTGGGTCTGGTATTGGGCAGTCTGTTTGGCCTGAATCGCCGACTGAATGCGCTGTTTATGCCGCTCTTCACCGTTATCGCGCAGATCCCGACGTTGGCCTGGATTCCGCTTTTGATGCTGTCGCTGGGTATCGGTGAAGCGCTGAAACTGGTGGTGCTGGTGAAATCGGTAACGGTGCCAGTGACGCTTTATACCTGCGCCGGTATCCAACAGACGCCACAAAAGCTGCATGAAATGGCGCGCAGCCTGCGTTTGCCGCCTGCCGCCTTCCTGCGTTACCTGATTCTGCCTGCGATGTTGCCGTATGTGATGACGGGCATTCGGCTGGCATTTTCTACCGGATGGGTCGCCTTGATCGCGGTCGAGCTGTTGGCATCCAGCGAAGGGCTGGGCTATTTGCTGGTACAAAGCCGCCAGCTGTTCATGCTCGATCTGGTGTTCGTCTGCATTCTGATTATTGGAGTACTGGGGTTTGCCGGGGAACGTGTGCTGCTGAAGCTGGAGCGTCGCTGGATTCACTGGCCAGCGCCAGTGCTGGGGCGCGATAGCCTGAGCACGGCGTTGCCAAGCTTGTCGCTGACGCCTTGGTTAGCACCATTAGTACTGGTTTCGCTGTGGCAGGTGAGCAGCGTGCACGAGTGGGTGAACGTGGCTTTTCTTCCCGCACCGAGCAGTGTGATCGACGCGCTGTGGACGGGGCTGGTTCAGGGCGGGCTGTCGGCCGATCTCCATGCCAGCTTGCTGCGTGCGCTACAGGGCTTTGTACTGGGCAGTGCGATCGGCGTGTTGGTCGGCGCGTTACTCGGCGGTTGGCGCATCGCCGACAGGCTGTTTAATCCGGCGCTGTCCGCGCTGCGCTGCGTGGCGCTATTTGCCTGGCTGCCGCTGATTACCGCCTGGTTTGGTTTAGGGGAGAGCGCCAAAATCGTGTTTATCGCCGTAGCGGCGTTCTTTCCTGTGATGCTGGCAACCCGTCAGGGGATCGCCCAGCTTCCGCCTGCGCTATTGGAAGTGGCGCAGGTTCTGCGTCTGACGCCAGTGCAGACGCTTCGCACGCTGATACTGCCCAGCGTGTTGCCGCCGCTGTTTTCCGGTCTACGGCTGGCGCTGATGCATGCGTGGACGGGCGCGATTGGCGCAGAGTATTTCATGCCGTCGGGAGAGGGATTGGGCGGCATGATGATTCGCGCCCAGCAGCTGCTTGAATCCGATCGCATCATGGCGGGCGTTGTACTGATTGCGGCGGTGGCCGCGCTGTTTTCCCGATTGATTACCTTATCTGAACGGCGGCTGACCCGCTGGCGCTTTGCGTGACGGTTAACGGAGAATCTATGTCCCTGCATTTTCAGCACATTACTAAACATTTTACCGTCAACGGCGCGCCGCTGACGGTGTTACAGGACATCGATCTGTCGCTGCAGGCTGGTGAACTGGTCGCGGTCATCGGTGCCAGCGGCTGTGGTAAATCGACGCTGTTACGTTTGGCAGCTGGGATTGATACCACGGAACGTGGGCGCATTCTGATTGGCGAACGGCCTGTGCGCGGTATTCCCGATGATGTCAGTCTGGTGTTTCAGGAGCCGCGCCTGTTTCCGTGGCTCACCGTGACGGACAATATTCGCCTCGGTATGCTCAACCTCAGTCTTTCTCCCGCGGAAGTGACGCGCCGTATTGCACACTATCTCCAGATGATGGGGTTGGAAGGCTTTGCCGACGCGTGGCCGCATCAGCTGTCGGGCGGAATGGCGCAGCGCGTGGCGATCGCCCGTGGGCTGGTGTCGACGCCGCGTATTCTCTTGCTGGATGAACCCTTTGGTGCGCTGGATGCGTTGACCAAACAGCAGTTGCAGGTGCGCTTGGCAGAGATTCGCCAACAAACGGATTTGACGATTCTGCTGGTGACGCACGATGTGGAAGAGGCGGTTTTTCTGGCGGACAGAGTGGTGGTGATGTCGCCCCGACCCGGCCGGATTAGCGCAATTTTGCCCGTGACGTTGCCCTATCCTCGTGACCGCACCAGCCCAACGCTATTGGAACAGCGGCAAGCGGTCAGTCAGGCGCTACATCAGGCGGATACCGTTGCGGCCTGATGCTGCTGCCTACCGCTTTCTCTCAATCTTAATCATCGATAGGAACCGCCGTGAAAAAGGCGGTTTTTCTTTTCTGCACGTCACGTGAGATCCATGCATTTTCAGCATAGTGACGTGCTGCCATTAACTGGCATAATGCGCATGTCATTTTCGGTCAATACCTTAACAGGATATTCCTATTGGGCATGCGCAGGTGTGTTGGCCTACACTCGTTAAGGCCGCGCTGGTTAGCGTCGATGCATAATCGTGACCGAGAGAAACACATATTGCCGATACTTGCCGGTGAGAAAGGGCGGGTATATATCGTTATTATTGAGGTTTTCGCATGAAAAAAGTTACCGTTGCCGCAACACAAATGGCGTGTTCCTGGGATCTGCCCAAGAATATCGAAAACGCTGAAAAACTGGTGCGACAAGCGCATGCAAAAGGCGCGCAGGTTATCCTGATTCAGGAACTGTTTGCCGCACCGTATTTCTGTATCGATCAAAGCCCAGAGCACTATGCGCTGGCGCAGGAGCTGGAAACCAGCCCGCTGATTAAGCATTTTTCCGCACTGGCGGCGGAGCTGAACGTGGTGCTGCCGTTGAGCTTCTTTGAGCGTGCCAATAACGCCTATTACAACTCGCTGGTGATGATTGACGCGGACGGCTCGGTGCTGGACGTTTATCGTAAAACGCACATTCCGAACGGTCCGGCGTATCAGGAAAAGCAATTCTTCATTCCGGGCGATACCGGTTTTAAAGTCTGGCAGACGCGCTACGCAAAAATCGGCGTGGGCATTTGCTGGGATCAGTGGTTCCCGGAAACCGCCCGCAGTCTGGCGTTGCAGGGTGCAGAGCTGATTTTCTATCCAACCGCGATTGGTTCCGAACCGGCTTACCCGGACATCGACAGCCAGCCGCATTGGACTCGCGTTCAGCAAGGTCACGCCGCCGCGAATCTGGTGCCAGTGATCGCCTCCAACCGTATTGGTACGGAAGCCAGCAAATACATCGACGGTCTGGAAATGACGTTCTACGGTTCGTCCTTTATTGCCGACCAAACCGGTGCGCTGCTGGCTCAGGCCAACAAGACAGATGAAGCGATTCTGGTGCATGAATTTGATTTAGAAGCCATTGCTGCGCAGCGTGCGTCATGGGG
It encodes:
- a CDS encoding LysR family transcriptional regulator yields the protein MNIDLRQLRHFIALIEHRNFTSAAQAMKLSQSAFSRSIQSLEQTIGTRLIDRMNQLEPTPKGLVVLEHARRLINQTHDLFNDIQQFNEKEAGEVNFGCGPAPAAWLMPQVIGAFSRHYPKVRMVFRVDNWQALGHRLMAEELDFIVADMRNFEFDTRYRVQPLSQHRWGFCCRSGHPLATQEEITVEQFFSYPLAATIRPPNLHRALVQLSGKLDIRTSIECENGYSLLDVVRHSDAIGTTNHFNEPDRHGIHMLKIAGLDDNTDEFYTHYGIIYLADARLSLLARKLIETFVQVDSDLHGAPVALTAE
- a CDS encoding DUF6250 domain-containing protein, with protein sequence MPPPGGTLQDITMTDPGCTENTLLLSPQADGTREIIDSPHRSTFLWSTDSAGQPLRWQVEQEDPERTAIQTTPERLTLESASGLTIWLDAPLSGTYRIAFTREVLVADRPYDRVSDLNQFWAARDLHHPNLFTRYGKLNEYDSLNLYYVGMGGNWNSTTRFRYYDGHGERLLLGEYTDAAHLLRPHHRYRIVIEVDRRETRFWVDDVLYFHASYSNTPAPGYFGFRTVFSRQEISEFSITPL
- a CDS encoding exo-rhamnogalacturonan lyase family protein, encoding MDKMTYSRRRFLRDSTLLALSAPFWRSAHAATPPASAYAGEAAPQVSLRWLDGQHPLAFTGVTWGVPWPQGAVRDDSGFQLHDAQQRAYDLQSWPLARWPDGSIKWSAHALGGNTPPEDGLTLRPTAKAEEPSGSGMVSEHDHGWTVDTGHIRCVIPRSGPRLIEEIWRDNRLALTNGRLVLRMQRGTETDSTLTQDAYQGVIETVTVEQNGPQRTVIALRGAHHAQQHAQQQGVTHIPFIIRLYSYANTDSLRIIHTLIYDNDDDLLSLKGLGLAFDVPLQGELHDRHVRFVSDQGGLFREAVRGLSGLRRDPGAAVIAAQLAGQATPPIADFSPEVGKRLDYIPAFGSYRLTQHHPDGFQIHKRTAAGQGWLLSATGERAAGVGYLGTPKGGVAFGLRHFWQSYPACLEIENAHTDTATVTLWLWSPWAEPMDMRFYHDGLGQDTHDKQREGLAITYEDYEPGFGSAVGVARTSELFIDVLPATPDAENLVSRARRMQQPPLLVADAQDLHRAQAFGPLWAPASASSSSATTPGRIRLEKQLDAYFDIYQQEVEQRKWYGFWDFGDVMHTYDSDRHVWRYDVGGYAWDNSELSTDLWLWYYFLHSGRAEAFRMAEAMTRHTGEVDVHHLGRFSPLGSRHNVRHWGDSAKQLRISTVANRRFLYYLTADERIGELMDEQVEALRTLGTVLPGRKIGQTSPADPHHVSLSFGTDWGAVAAAWLTAWERHGDPAMRARLLTSMQTIAAQPHGFFTGGSAIDPDTGRVVQAPPDQVEISHLSAVFGLTEICSELVEALPDPAFTRAWLDYCRLYNDPVALSAAVGKTVKKLNLAQGHARLTAFAARQLNDRTLAQRAWAEFTAGSGGIAHPTLEQRRLTPPIVLYPINEPVIDSTIDKHSGSTAAANLATNAVAQWGLTAIALLALLDDIPSS